In Rhodothermales bacterium, a genomic segment contains:
- the ftsH gene encoding ATP-dependent zinc metalloprotease FtsH, which produces MSDNERNKLKLDRPTPGKGPRMPDQRPRFMLWIYLAAFMAIMVHIFLFVGGMEPNEVEYSRFLDQVEKGYVNEIVLVNNTRIEGLYTDDAVRQGLVEVKPPQQNLFSTPDVDAENRFFSTKPADHELVQFLLDHNAEAREAGGSEVGFDARQDDNWFGGVLTWIFPLLIIIALWVFMIRRMNPGSQVLNIGKNKAVLFDAMGDQKLTFKDVAGLEEAKEEVEEVVEFLKNPKKFTRLGGKLPKGVLLVGPPGTGKTLLAKAVAGEAGTPFFSLSGSDFVEMFVGVGAARVRDLFRQAKEKAPCIIFIDEIDAIGRSRGKGMMMGANDERENTLNQLLVEMDGFNTDSGVIIMAATNRPDVLDTALLRPGRFDRQILVDKPDRKERAEIFKVHTRDLILGEGVDMVVLAGQTPGFAGAEIANVCNEAALLAARTGKDEIKMVDFEKAIDRVIAGLEKKNKIISPEERKIVAYHEAGHAITGWFLKYTDPVVKVSIVPRGLAALGYAQYLPEERYLYTKEALMDRMVMAMGGRVAEEIIFGQISTGAQNDLERITKMSYAMVVDYGMSERIGYVSFNQGREGQDSPVFSKPYSDETARVIDEEVKSIIDSVRATARGLLETHASKLEEMAQALLVKEVLGPKDLVEILGTRPHGEYVQYEGSETPVATAGETPGVVVSPEEN; this is translated from the coding sequence ATGTCTGACAACGAACGCAACAAATTGAAACTCGACCGCCCGACGCCCGGGAAAGGACCGCGCATGCCCGATCAACGGCCGCGGTTCATGCTGTGGATTTACCTGGCGGCCTTCATGGCCATCATGGTCCACATTTTCCTCTTCGTCGGAGGCATGGAACCCAACGAGGTGGAGTACTCCCGCTTCCTGGACCAGGTCGAGAAGGGTTATGTGAACGAGATCGTCCTGGTCAACAATACCCGTATTGAGGGTCTGTACACCGACGATGCGGTCAGACAGGGGCTCGTCGAGGTCAAACCGCCCCAGCAGAACCTGTTCTCAACACCCGATGTTGACGCCGAGAACCGATTCTTCTCGACCAAACCGGCCGATCACGAGCTCGTGCAGTTCCTGCTGGACCACAACGCGGAGGCGCGGGAGGCCGGCGGCAGCGAGGTGGGATTCGATGCGAGGCAGGATGACAACTGGTTCGGTGGCGTCCTGACGTGGATATTTCCGCTCCTCATCATCATTGCCCTCTGGGTGTTCATGATCCGGCGCATGAACCCCGGATCCCAGGTCCTGAACATCGGCAAGAACAAGGCCGTGCTGTTCGATGCCATGGGCGACCAGAAGCTGACCTTCAAGGACGTTGCCGGCCTGGAAGAGGCCAAGGAGGAAGTGGAGGAAGTCGTCGAGTTCCTGAAGAACCCCAAGAAGTTCACGCGTCTGGGCGGAAAGCTGCCGAAGGGCGTCCTTCTGGTCGGTCCTCCCGGCACAGGCAAGACCTTGCTGGCCAAAGCCGTGGCGGGTGAGGCCGGAACGCCCTTTTTCTCGCTTTCAGGCTCTGATTTCGTCGAAATGTTCGTCGGGGTCGGTGCCGCCCGCGTACGGGATCTATTCCGTCAGGCCAAGGAGAAAGCCCCGTGCATCATTTTCATCGATGAGATCGATGCCATCGGGCGTTCGCGCGGCAAAGGCATGATGATGGGGGCAAACGATGAGCGGGAGAACACCCTGAATCAGTTGCTGGTCGAGATGGACGGTTTCAATACCGATTCCGGCGTAATCATCATGGCGGCCACGAACCGTCCGGACGTCCTCGATACCGCCCTGCTGCGACCGGGTCGTTTTGACCGACAGATCCTGGTGGACAAACCCGACCGCAAGGAGCGCGCGGAGATCTTCAAGGTCCACACCCGTGACCTCATTCTGGGTGAAGGCGTCGACATGGTGGTCCTGGCCGGACAGACACCCGGGTTCGCGGGCGCCGAGATTGCCAACGTCTGCAATGAAGCGGCCCTTCTGGCTGCCCGTACCGGCAAGGACGAAATCAAGATGGTTGATTTCGAGAAAGCCATTGATCGTGTGATTGCCGGCCTGGAAAAGAAGAACAAGATCATCTCCCCGGAAGAGCGGAAGATCGTGGCTTACCACGAGGCGGGTCACGCCATTACCGGGTGGTTCCTGAAGTACACCGATCCGGTGGTCAAGGTATCCATCGTGCCGCGTGGACTCGCCGCCCTGGGATACGCCCAGTACTTGCCGGAAGAGCGCTACCTGTATACGAAGGAAGCCCTCATGGACCGGATGGTCATGGCCATGGGAGGACGCGTAGCGGAGGAAATCATTTTCGGTCAGATATCCACCGGTGCACAGAACGACCTGGAGCGCATTACAAAAATGAGCTATGCCATGGTGGTCGACTACGGCATGTCGGAGCGCATTGGATACGTATCGTTCAATCAGGGCAGGGAGGGGCAGGATTCTCCGGTCTTCTCCAAGCCGTATTCGGATGAGACGGCCCGGGTGATTGACGAGGAGGTGAAGAGCATCATCGACTCGGTGCGTGCCACGGCGCGCGGACTGCTGGAAACCCATGCCAGCAAGCTGGAGGAGATGGCCCAGGCCCTGTTGGTCAAGGAAGTCCTTGGCCCGAAAGACCTCGTCGAAATCCTGGGTACCCGCCCGCACGGGGAGTATGTACAGTACGAAGGCAGTGAAACACCGGTCGCGACCGCCGGTGAGACGCCCGGCGTTGTCGTATCGCCTGAAGAAAACTGA
- the rpsL gene encoding 30S ribosomal protein S12, translating into MPTIQQLVRKGRHDKVKNTKSPALSQCPQRRGVCTRVYTTTPKKPNSALRKVAKVRLTNGVEVIAYIPGEGHNLQEHSIVLVRGGRVKDLPGVKYHIVRGALDTSGVDDRRQSRSKYGTKRPRG; encoded by the coding sequence GTGCCTACTATTCAGCAGTTGGTCAGAAAAGGTCGACACGACAAGGTAAAGAACACAAAGTCGCCGGCTCTTTCCCAGTGCCCGCAGCGTCGCGGTGTGTGTACCCGTGTGTACACGACCACACCGAAGAAGCCGAACTCAGCGCTTCGGAAAGTGGCCAAGGTTCGCCTCACGAATGGTGTCGAGGTGATTGCATACATCCCTGGAGAAGGACACAACCTGCAGGAGCACTCGATCGTGCTGGTCCGCGGTGGTCGTGTGAAGGACCTTCCCGGTGTGAAGTACCACATTGTTCGCGGCGCGCTGGACACTTCCGGTGTCGACGATCGCCGTCAGAGCCGTTCCAAGTACGGAACCAAGCGTCCGCGCGGCTGA
- the rpsG gene encoding 30S ribosomal protein S7, whose product MRRKKAERRQPVADPVFGDVLVSQFVNAVMESGKKNVARGLVYQAFDVVEERTKESGVEVFHKAVNNVAPLVEVRSRRVGGATYQVPVEVRPDRRVALAFRWLIQYARGRNDKSMANRLAAELMAAAKGEGGAIKKKDDTHRMAESNKAFAHFRF is encoded by the coding sequence ATGCGTAGAAAAAAAGCAGAACGCCGGCAGCCCGTTGCCGACCCTGTATTCGGAGATGTTCTCGTCTCCCAGTTCGTGAACGCCGTCATGGAATCCGGCAAGAAGAACGTAGCCCGTGGCCTGGTATACCAGGCTTTCGACGTTGTCGAAGAGCGCACGAAGGAATCCGGTGTGGAAGTGTTCCACAAGGCGGTAAACAATGTGGCTCCGCTGGTGGAAGTCCGTAGCCGCCGTGTCGGTGGTGCTACGTACCAGGTGCCGGTTGAAGTCCGTCCGGACCGCCGCGTTGCCCTGGCGTTCCGCTGGCTCATCCAGTATGCCCGTGGGCGCAACGACAAGAGCATGGCCAACCGATTGGCAGCCGAACTCATGGCCGCGGCCAAGGGTGAGGGTGGCGCCATCAAGAAGAAGGACGATACGCACCGCATGGCCGAGTCCAACAAGGCCTTTGCCCATTTCCGATTCTAG